A single Pyxicephalus adspersus chromosome 8, UCB_Pads_2.0, whole genome shotgun sequence DNA region contains:
- the ATP6V1G3 gene encoding V-type proton ATPase subunit G 3, with translation MASQSQGIQQLLQAEKRAKEKLEEAKKRKNKRLRQAKEEATAEIDQYKLKRENDFRRIQTSIMGSQGNLAVKIEEQTNEKMQAYNANFQKFKEKVLRELLELAYDIRPELHVNYKYKL, from the exons ATGGCCAGTCAGTCCCAGGGCATCCAGCAGCTACTGCAGGCAGAGAAGAGAGCAAAGGAAAAACTTGAGGAGGCCAAAAAGA GGAAAAATAAACGCTTGCGGCAAGCAAAAGAGGAGGCAACAGCGGAGATTGATCAGTACAAGCTAAAAAGAGAGAATGATTTTCGCCGTATACAGACTTCT ATAATGGGGTCACAAGGTAATTTGGCAGTGAAGATAGAGGAACAGACCAATGAAAAGATGCAGGCATACAATGCAAATTTCCAGAAATTCAAGGAGAAAGTATTACGGGAACTTCTAGAACTGGCCTATGATATTAGACCAGAACTTCATGTCAATTATAAGTACAAGCTGTAA